aatgtggccagtgttttatacgttcatcctacaaaaccaaacgcttattaatggatataacgtgatttaacaagacttggtaataatgtaataaataaaagcttgagaactgtgtctaaaatatactttattgaacatttgcctttgaaaggggcttattcacagaaccatataggctacaagacgtttccatcagatgtaggTGGGGGTGAAAcaatcactgaggaccttcattgtcccacaaaagcagtctggcttgatgacacaatcaaaaaaagaataatgggtgtgtttaacaaagcttcttaaggcaagactaatattatttaaatatataaattgtggttaacagttaaagtattattcttcgtctttgctccagatagacatgtcaacaatctatgcttgctcttaacataatatatttgccatcatgtcattaacgtttttacgaaaaatctaatctgttttaaaataacgggagtaaactatattaacaacatttcatgtatgtgtgacaactaTTTGCTAAACTAGcgacaacagggcaggcaactcaagccatttctccctgtgctcattcattaagtctatggctcattcagctcaatgtaaatcggctattgtccaatgtgaacttttgtgctcgtgccctgttagtatccgcgagcacatttgcaggcaacgtttattgacgtaggcaaataaatggggtgctagtttacccatttcggattggtttcaaacttagcaaaaatctggaaaaattattctatgaaaaagctagtagtatgagccaggttcgagaatggaacaaaaattattgggggagatagttttgtaaatgttgactggagttaataggaAAAAAAACCGACCGGAAGACACaggaacctaaccgtaaatgcaataccacctacatccaccggggccgttgcttcaagccgaggggcgaggggtgggggtctgggcaGAACGGACGCATTTTTGCAGTGACATGACAAAAAAACTTATTATTAGGAATAGCGATTTAAGACTTTTTTAAGGACCTGCGGCCACCCTATTTGAGCTGCAATGTCTTTACGAAAATGTGTTGTATCAAcacagttattattattattctgcaATTGCTGTAGTTGTGTATTCTTTTCCAAAATGTTAGTTAGGTTTACTCAGGAGAACTGTGATATCCTGTGATTATTTATCTTTGTAAATGATTCGCCTTTTCATCACATTTAACTTTTAAATTATTGGAGctcaaatttgcattgtgtatgATTTATATATCTTTGTctgctatacaaataatgttAGATTATTAATGTCACACATCGTcaattgattgcttttgtaatTTTTGGAGTAAAGAATGGAAATTATGCCAAGTTCATTTTAGTATTTTAGCTAGTAGCCCAAATTGTTTCTGTAGATTAAAAAATGAATGACTACTATGACATAAGGCTGTGTTGCCAATTAATTACATGTCAAAGCCTACATTTATACCCGCAGGTATGCAACACTTAATACTGTGCGTGATTGAAATCCATGTAGTAGGCTATATATTTCAAAACTGTCACTTGCAATAGGTTACAAACtgaaaaaatgaaaatgcactCGAGATCTGTTGTGATCCCAAGACCAGAACGACGTCATCACGGCAATTGTAGCCAACACATCTCCCTTACTGTTATGCAAATAGTTTAAGGAATTATCATGTTACAACAATTTACAATAGAAGAAGGTGATATGAAGTTGCCTGTCTAGTTGGCAGGTTTATTTTTAGGCGTCGTATTAATTGTAGCCTATAAAGGCCCAACGTAGAAAAACTAACCAAGTTTAAAGGAAGCTCGCATCAAGCACTTTTCAAATGTGGTGTCCAAGTCTAGATGCTGCAAAATCCCTATTCTACGTACCCACTTGTTAACAAATCCGATCCATAACTCAACGGTTGTGAACGATGTTGAAACAATCTAAAGCAAGGTTGAATCGATGTTGTTGGAACGACGTTCCACGACGTTGAAAGAACAACCACTTACAACGTCGATTCAATGTTGAATTTAAGTTATCCGACGGAAACCGATCAATATAACCTAAACTCAACATCAATTCAACGCCTTTTTGCTATCTGGGAAACTTTTGAGCACAACTGTATGTAAATGTTCCTTTTTGTCTCTGTGTCCATAAAGCGAATgttattttgactgatggtttttcaaacctaacaTGCTTCAAGATGACATGACTGTAGTACTGTGGGAAATTTCAACTTATGTCTAAAGATTACTAATTAGACCTttaaacccaaattggataacagtctacttgcaaattacagaccaatatcaaaccttccatttattagtaaagtactggaaaagatagtttcaGTCCAACTAAATTATTaacttgaagaaaataacattctggaagtctcgcagtcaggtttcaggaaatttcacagtactgaaactgctctcaccaaaataattagcgacctcagactaaactctgatgcaaataaagtctctatccttatccttttagatctcagtgcagcatttgataccattgatcacaacatcctaatcaatagactggaaaagcttattgggttcacggatagtgtattgaactggatgaaatcatatatcacaggaaggaagctttatgttagtttaggagaccataggtctaagaaacatgagaactgctacggggttgctcaaggaagctgcctaggtccattacttttttctctttatatgttaccactcggtgacataatcagagaacataacatgaatttccatagctatgcagacgacacacaactatatatatccactgaacccaacgatgcaacggccatcaattccattaccagctgcctgttggcaataaacaaatggatgaatgataactttcttaaattaaatgaagacaaaactgaagtcctactatgtggccccgaatccaaaagagagatgcttactaagaatctaggaagtttaaccccctggcttaaaccagaggtgacaagtctcggtgtaatcctggactcagatttgaatttcaactcccacattaataaagtgaccaaaactgctttctttcacctgaggaatatagcaaaggtacgaccattcataaaccaaaatgatgcagagaagttaattcatgcttttatatccagccggctggactactgtaacgcacttttcgctggtcttcccaaaaaaaacactgaaagactacagctcattaaaaattctgcagctagattattaaccaaaactaaaaggagagaacacattagtcctgtcctagctactttacactggctccctgttaccttcagaattgactttaaggtcctattcctcacatacaaagctctacacggacaaggacctagctacattgctaactctcttataaactacacaccagctagaacactgcgatcatcaaatgcaggcctattagaggtcgcctgaagcagccataagaagatAGGTGTCTTtgccaattacgccccaaaactatggaacaaattaaccataaatatcagagaagcaaatacgctagccattttttaaagacagcttaaaacctacctttttaccataGCATTTAACtcatttttatctcagaagggccttacaactggtagtagttatattattgtttttatagatttgctttgtattcccgcaaagatggcggcttgtgtttgactcgcactattgcttatgtgttacattttatcaattttgttgagttattgtattttgttattctgtattttttattattattataattttacttttttttaatttaattttttttattgagaaaccacaaagactgtgcaagagtgcatgtgtgttgttatattgttggaaactgcaagtgcagctcggatctaagacggattcgagagaccgcagatagagtgcggcttgtctgggttgttatgtgtgtggaaactgcaagtggcagctcggatccaagacagattcgagagaccgcagatagagtgcggcttgtctgggttgttttatgtgcggaaactgcaagtggcagctctgATCCAAGACgaattcgagagaccgcagaaagagtgcggctagtctggtttgttatatgttttagatctattacttttatcacttgtattattgtttttgttgattttatgtaaagcaccttgagctgcaattcctgtatgaaatgtgctatataaataaagtcttacttacttacttactttgtAAACTTCTCAAGTTTCATCCAAACTATTAAGCTAGTCTTGCAGTCTTTTTCTTAACTAAAAGCAAATGGTTATTTCAGCAGTGTTCATAGCCTAGCTCAACTAAACTTAGCAAGGTGTATAGTAATGACAGGGTTGATGGTTTGATCCCTGGGTCCTCCaggacagtggttctcaaccctggtcctcaagtaccccctgtcctgcatgttttacagtagatgtttccctgctccaacacacctgattcaaatgaatgtgtcgttatctagttatgcagaagccttcTAATGACCATTTAATCGAATCAGGCGTGTTGGAatagggaaatatctaaaacatgcaggacagggggtacttgaagACCAGGGTTCAGAACCACTGCTCCAGGacttacaataaaaaaaaaaaaaaacttatacAGGGTTGGAGCTAGACCCACACCACAGAGGGGGAGGAACATTCTCCCTTCTGATAAGGTTATTCTAAAATGTAAACTGCGATAGGCCTACACACAAATGATCAGATAACAACACTTTAATGAACATGTAGCTACAATTCACTGCTCCTTTACTGAAAATAaaatatccactttatattgtcctGCTTTAGAAGATATGGAAGACTTAGCTAGCCAGCAAGTTAGTTAGCCAGCATTTCATTCATAAAGAAATCCTGTTTAAACAAGCTGATTCAAACGACTGTGCCTGCAATGTGACTAAGCACTGCTCATCTGTCCGTGTCTGTGCTGGTTCCTTGTCATGTCCTTGTTACCCCACGTTTTGCAATAAGAATTGTTTTACCTGCATTTCACAGTTCAAATTTGAGCAACTTGAATTTTTTTCTATTAGAATTTTTGGAAGcttgaatttttttatttttttattgaaataaaataatatttgcaTTTTAAGGTGAATTCATAACTATTGAATTCAGGTATGGCTTTCAAAGTAAAAATGTTGATTCTATGAATTTGGGGTTTAAatgttaaaggtcccatgacatgaacatTTCACTATAGGAGGTTACTTAACATTAATACGAGTTCCCCAagcctgcctttggtctccctgtggctagaaatgttgataggtgtaaacaaagccctgggtattcttctccgccttttagaaaatgaaagctcaaacgctccGATCTTATATCGCCATAAGAGGAAAAGTTACCTCCCTTTtatctgctttgcccgcccagagaatttggcccgccaatgagaaaatgagctacgaccgtgctagcgcgatattgttttttcctcgagagacatcgtggcttgcaaacgaccaaagcatggcagttagccccgcctctctcctcctatcatttaaagctacagacacagaaatggcacgtcctaaggaaagctcattgtgggactgctcgtagtggctgtaattctgcaccaaggctgtatttcgggaaagagatttcagatacagtattaggggaccactaaggcaacgaatttcattattGAAATTCGTTGTGTCGCTTGGTTATTACGCCACTGAAGTCGTGGAGATGTTtgagaattaaaaaaaaagtttagttgagcgcagagcagagcggaggtagaggaaaggccataagagagacgttgttgagtaacgttgttctgtaacacatggcggagaaatcagtacgacttAAGGcttccaaggtgtgggagcatttcacactaaatacgttgaaaaggtgtgttaattgaccgaggtgaagttagattcatattcgacattcgtctcacattaggaagacgctactttgcagcatcgcgttagggaccgggggaaaactacccataccattttgaaaatctttgacttttataatatttttatgaatataaaacctcaaacagacaccagagtatcttcacaatgtctggtatacttccacagcctttacgtTTTCAATGacgtttcaaataaaatgatagaaaatcactaatcttaAAAAATTGCTTAATCCTGGCAAATGGCAaaattaacttttttcaaagttgtgtcaaaaaatcttacaTATACACcaaattattctaataaagtctggcctatttccacaacctttcaactTTCTGAGACTTGAGCTCCTTTTACTGCTTCTTGTTGGCATCAATAAATTACCAATAACCAGCATGGAGTCTAATATTAGCAAACACATCCTACCCCTGGTTACCTTCCCGTCCTACCACCTCAACATTTAGTTGAAAAGGTCAATGCCATGTTTCCCTGTTCAGTAGGACTTATAGGCCTGAGTAATTCATGGGCACAAATATTTAATCTCTTTCTGTTACTAATTCCATATTTGGTATGTCTGTAAAAATGGTTTGGCAGGCAAGCCAAGCATGTGTCTTTGTAGACTTTAGAGCAGTAGTGAACCTCAAACTTCACTCAGATAACTTCTGTTTCACAGTTCAATGTCAAACCACACATTTCAAGATAAAAGCACAAACACCCTACctgaggcacacacagacattacaAATACATTAAGTGAATAAAACAATTTCTCAGAATTTGTCAGCAATTTCTTTCCATTAAAACAGCTACTCAGAAGTCCCTCCCACATCTTGTTTCTTTACTATACTGACTACCACCAGAGGGTGTAATAAAACAACATGGTCTAATTTGTTGCCCCAGTGTGGCCATTGGGTCCAATTGTATCAAGGAAAACGGCCCAACTTCCTAAGGGGATAGTTTATTGCTAAAATAGTTGCTATTGTCTTTGCTCTGGATTGTCTGTTACCAATGGAAGAGATTGTTATAGGATTACTTTCTGAGCATTTATAGCTACAGACTTCCAAAGTTGTCATTATGAGATTCTAGGAGACATTATTATTCACCCAGACATTCTGGATTTTAGTGATGACACTAACACGAGTTGGTTAGGTTCTCGATATACTTCCACCTGTTTGTTTCTTACCATTTTCATAAGCCATTATTTAATACTAAACGGATACTAATACTAAATTATTCCACAAGAATACAATGCTCAGCCTGTCAACAGTATTCTTGTGGAATTATCCTGGACCATACAAATCCATTTGGTATTCATAAATGGCCTATGAATACGGTAAGTACCAAAGTACCAAACCATTAGCAGTAATCTGTTTCCTTACTGAACAAAACATAGCAGGGTCCAAGGCAATTAGAGATCTATAAATAGATGCCAAAAAGCATCACACCAAGCAAACAACTATCAGTATGATTTGGCAAATCAGACATCTGATGTAGTACTAATGAGTACTAATTGATATAGATACATATGCTATGTGTTCCATATTTCCATGAACAGAAAGCATGCTACAGGTGAATCCTTCTTTTGTGAATCATCCATTTCCTCCTCTGTGTCAACATTGATTTACTCATATGGCGGTCTCAGTTAAACGCATCTGAAAGAGAAATGGACAACAAGATGTCATGTAGAGAAGTCAGCCTCTGTTGATATAATACTTAACTCATTAAATGGTAACTGTATAACACAATGACCTCCCACTGAAGAACATACCATATCTTGATTGACATAATTGCCAGTTTCTTCATCACTGTCCTTATCACTGTCTTCAAGACAATACAATCTGGAGGCCATACCTGAAGAACATTCAACAGTAATTACTAGAATGGTGTGTACACCCACAAaagactgtcacacacactagcaTTAAAAACATCTTAAACCAAGCACTGTTAAGTCCTTGTTTGTTGAGCGCTTAGACTCTTTGAAATAAGACAGGATATGTAATAGGACACGTAATTGCTATAACATAGATTTTTAAGATAAGGTTAGAAAACACTTGATCAATCCTGTAGTGGAACATTCGATTATCTGTTTGCTTATTATGtcttttgtattttctgtcatGTCATTTACTAAGGGACCTGTGTCTTCATTGCCTTGGGAAAGTCAGGGAGACGTGGTCACAGGTTGTAGACTGGGGATTTATTGTTTTATGACATgggacacagagaggaagaTGCTGTTTGATTATCTAGAGCATCTCAAGGGTTGGGCAGATTACATGTGCCTTTAAGTAAGTGTGTTTGGGGGTAGTAGTGGGTCATCAGAAGCTGTGAGACGCTGCTTTTGAGCTTAAGCGGTTTCTGATCACTATCTGTTTTGTAGGCCGGATGGTTTTTGTGTATTGTTTGATGTTGTGTGTCATATATAGTTATGTTTAATAAATccttattcaaaatacttttaattaCTTTGAGCCGATTGATATTCTACCACAATCTGCAGGTGGTGAAATGTAGGTGTTgaagcagcagagagacaggcaaaaATAGAGATATTACAAATGATGAATACTATATAATAAATGGGATGATAATTTGGATGAATATGACAAATTGTTGAAGTGAAATACTAGCTAATCTTCTGTATGCTTTTCCAAAGCACATGAGAACCAGACCATAATTGGACATAATGACGCAATACTACATTACCAAGGTGAGGATCCACATTCTGATAGTTTTCTGAGGAGTGAAGTAATATATAATCATATTTAAGTAATAAGAAAATATATAATGAGATACATTCATTTTTGGTAATGTAAATGACAAGAAGCAATGTTAAagatttaaattatttaaacATGGGATTTATTTTAATCTTTAACATAAGTTTAGCAACTGGAGTGGATCAAGGATACAATTTAGATTCCATAATGCAGTTGATAAATTGTTAAACAGATAACGTACATTAGTATGTATCACTTACCTTGCTCTCTCTCAATATTCACATATGGAGGTTCTGCATGTTGACGTACGATTTGATTATCATCCACAGAGTATCATTGTTAAAAAATGGTTTACTACTTCACTATTTAAGTGAAACATATTAAATGAGTCAAAACTTAACTCTAAATGATCCGACATTTATAGTACATTTACCTGAGCTCTGGGTTGAGGCTAGACTCTGATTGGACTGGTGAGTTTCAATCATAGGAGGGTCTGGTAATACATCTCTGAAAGAGATGAAGAGTGAGTGGAAGGGGAAAGAAAATTGAGATGAAAATTACCTCTCATGCAAAGGTAGAAGCTGAGATAGCATTGGGTGGTTTAATAAGATTACAGCTCAAAGTAGTCCTACTAAAGCATGTCATAATTCTTCTATTTCTAAAACAGAAAACCTACATATTAAACACATTTGAGGCATGCAACATTTTTTAAAGATGAAACCATAAGCTCAATACTGTTTAAGCTGTACTAATTATTTCATTTATCAATTAAAACACAAAGCTTTCTTTCACTAAATATTCAATTTTGTAAGGGCACTGCATTATTTTCCTTATACCAAATATGCGATACAAATGATATTTTTAAGCatggttttttttttctttactacCTCACCCCTTGATGTTTTTAAATTCCGTCACATAATCATAAAGGTACATTCTTTTACTTTTTAATATTCAATGTTATTtggaaaaaagacaaatatgGCTTGTATGTATCAATGTGGATTGTATCCATCAACAAGCTGCAATACAATTAGtctattaaaaaaacattttctagACTAGTTGAGGCCTATATTTTGAACAAAAACAAACCGTATTTTAGCTGATGAAATGAATTTGAAATCTCCATTCTAAGGTACATTAAGAGGACTTACACGTAGGGCGCATCAGCTGCCTGCTCAtactcctcatcctcatcctcagtgTTCTGGTACTGAGCTGCACAATGGAAAGAGACAAGAAATTCCTAAATGTCAATCAAGAGCGTCCATCAAGTCAACATGACACATATGTCGGCTTGCTTTGTCAATGCAGACAATGAGTCCATATATTCCACCAAAAAATCCACAATAAATTACAGATGGAGAAAATTATACAAGGGGGACAAGCGCAGAAAGAGATTGATGTAGATGGAGAACTAGGAGACAAGATTCAGATATTTCTAGTACCTTCTGTAGGATTTTCATAACTGGGATTGCTTTCTGCAAAACAGTTTTGGGGTGTTATCAAGTGATGCAGTATTAGTTAAATAGTAGCCTCAAATGGTACACAATACTGTAATCCCTCACATGATGTCTATCCTGTGACTGTTATGTAACGAATCATAATAAAAAATGCTTGATTGATGAGatgtaaaacataaaaatagaGTCAGACAACAGTAATGTGAATTAGACATTGCTCACCGTTTTCAGTAGGGGTGAAAGAGTTATGTCGCACAATTTGTTCCGAACTGTAACATACataaaacaaatacatacaGGGAACTCCAAATATGATACTTCCCTCTCACAATGTTTTGTATGAAGCAGTTTACCTTGTTtggctgtttatgtgtgtgtgttattctaTGTTGTGGCAGGTAGCAGAGACACTTACACAGGTAGAAGGGTCGAAGACTGTGTGACCCAGTTTGTGCCGATGGTGCCTTGATCTGATAAcaaatatttatcatcaatattaCTACAATTAGGCTGAAAAGAATATATTATGAATATGTCTGATTCCCAATAACAGTCTATGAATATTAACAGTAATAAGTATATGTACCAAGCCTGGGCTAGGACTGGGACTAAAACTAGCCTTTAAAGGTGCAAAATTGCTTCCACTGAAAATACTTTCTTGCACTCATTTGCCACATAAAACGGCTCATACTCacatgaacgaatgactcgcaTTGGTTGTGTTCTAAATGAGGAAAGATACAAGTATTGTTCATTCAACAAACTGTAATCCAGCAATTACTGAATAAACCCATTTCTTTCAACCTTATCACATCTTATATTATTTATCAGCACATGCCAGTCAATCTTTCAAATATAGTGCTTACTGTTGTGTGTAGTCTTCTGAACCGTGGTTGGGCTGGATAATGACTAGTGAGGGAGACAAAACAATATTAGTGACaaatgtcttgtttgtttcatcCTGGTCAGGTCACTGGTGAGGATGTCTGGGACATGGTAATCTAGTTACTTATGGTATTATTTACAGTAGCTCTCCTAGGTTAAAGTTAGCCAAAGCATTAATATCTAAAGAATCTCTAAACTGACATCAGCTCATGTTGAGGGGAATGTACAGTTAATCCAAGCTGAAATATGGATTGAAGCAAAGGGGCCAAGGAAAGGAGCCACTAAACCAGTTCACCATGTGCTGTACTGCATAGCATGTCTGTCAGGGTTTTGTTATGGGGAAACCTGCATTTATTGTCAAGCAAATGTTTGCACCTCTCTGGCCTTCCCTCTCACCATCAACAAGACAATGATAGTTGTGGTAGTATTTTGGTTTAATAAATCTTTAGAGATGAGACTTTAGAATTCCTGACTGGTCTTCAGGTTATCTTCAACAGTCCTTTTCAAGATGGAATGACATACACAATCTAAGAAATTCTTGTGAGATCAGTCACCAGTCATCTTACAAGGTGCTGAGTGTCTTCTGCAGTGAAGACACAGGCCAGTCAGCAGGACCATGGACAGCAAGAGAGCTCCGCTTAACAATGCCAGTGTAGATATTTCCATTCCTGCAAGAGTACACAGCATCCTGTAAATGAAAACTCATCACAGTCTTTGTGTTACTTTCCAGTTAGAAGCTGGTGTTGACAGTGATCAGCACCATCTTGTACATTTATATAAAACAAGTGCTAGTTTCCCAGACATAAATTAAGCCTGGTTACGGTCTAGAAACTCCACTGGCAGTCTAGGACAAGTTTTCTTGTGAAACTGGGCACCCTTTCTGATACAAGAGCAACTAACcattaaaaaataatttaaatacatACTGTAATATCCTCTATACAGTACTGAAGAGTATAGTGGCAAATGTATCTACAAAACTAGAAAA
Above is a window of Hypomesus transpacificus isolate Combined female chromosome 17, fHypTra1, whole genome shotgun sequence DNA encoding:
- the LOC124479107 gene encoding uncharacterized protein LOC124479107 isoform X2, translating into MEISTLALLSGALLLSMVLLTGLCLHCRRHSAPFIIQPNHGSEDYTQQTQPMRVIRSYQGTIGTNWVTQSSTLLPVSEQIVRHNSFTPTENAQYQNTEDEDEEYEQAADAPYVDVLPDPPMIETHQSNQSLASTQSSEPPYVNIEREQENYQNVDPHLGMASRLYCLEDSDKDSDEETGNYVNQDMMRLTETAI
- the LOC124479107 gene encoding uncharacterized protein LOC124479107 isoform X1; translated protein: MEISTLALLSGALLLSMVLLTGLCLHCRRHSAPFIIQPNHGSEDYTQQTQPMRVIRSYQGTIGTNWVTQSSTLLPVSEQIVRHNSFTPTENESNPSYENPTEAQYQNTEDEDEEYEQAADAPYVDVLPDPPMIETHQSNQSLASTQSSEPPYVNIEREQENYQNVDPHLGMASRLYCLEDSDKDSDEETGNYVNQDMMRLTETAI